CGTTCCATGAAGCGATCCAGCGAAACCGATGAGTTGCTGCTTTCTGGCCGAAGCAGATAGGTTGTGATTACCGCCGTGTCCTGCGCCAGAGGGCGAATCACCACGTCCGGCCTCTGGCTGATGGGAATCTTGGTCGCTGTCATGAAACCAATCCCATAGCCTGCGCCGACCAGCGTTAGCATCATGTCCAGCGACGACACTTCTTCGACAACGTTGAGCCTGTGTTCCAGAACCTGTAGCAGCCGATTTATACCAAATCTCGTGAGTCCTGACTCATAGGGGATTCCCAAACGGTCAGGAGTTCGATTCAATGATCGCGGACCTGAGGGA
This DNA window, taken from Tistrella bauzanensis, encodes the following:
- a CDS encoding LysR substrate-binding domain-containing protein, which codes for PSGPRSLNRTPDRLGIPYESGLTRFGINRLLQVLEHRLNVVEEVSSLDMMLTLVGAGYGIGFMTATKIPISQRPDVVIRPLAQDTAVITTYLLRPESSNSSVSLDRFMERLRGPPDD